ATAGAAGTTGGTCACGCTGTTGTTGATGGCATCCATGTCGTTCTTCGACAGGTTGAAGTTGACGTTGGCCGTGAGGGTACGGCCCGGGATGCCGAGACGCTGGCGGAACAGGAAGAAGCCCTGCGCGCTGAAGTTCTTGTTGACGCCGGTATTGTTCTCCTCGGAGTCGTTGCGCTTGATGTTGTATTTTTTGCTCCCGTCTTTGTCCAGGAAGTTCTCGGTCTCGTTGTGCTGCGTATAGTCGCCGCCGCCGAAGCGGATGCTCGGCTGGAAGAGGATCGACGTGTTCTCGGAGAACTTGTGCTCCAGACGGAGGCCGATGTTGTGGCCGTAGGAGTTGTTGACGCCGTTGGCGTAGCGGTTCTCCTTGTTGTTGCCCATGCTGGTCTCGAAGGATTCGGTCGAGGTGTTGGACTCGGAAAGGCTGTTGCTGTTGTTGTAGTTGTAGTTGCCGCCGAGCTCCATCCGGTCGTCGAAGAAGTTGGACGCGGCGTTCAGGCCGCCCATGTAGTTGGTGCTGATGCCGCCCATGCCCATCATGCCGCCCATGCCGCCCATCATGCCACCCATCATGCCGCCCATCATGTTGCCGGAGAAGTTGGTGGCGCCCATGACGTTGGCGTTGTTGGCGTTGGCGATGAGGGAGATCTGCGTGTTGTCAGAGAAGCGGCCCAGGAAGGCGTTGCCGCTGAAGCGCCAGTCGTTGAGGTCGTTGTTCTTGGACGGCACGTCGTGGCCGACACCTGCGGTGACGCGGCCGACGATGCCCTGCATCATGCCCTGAGGCACGGTGAGGTCGATGACCGTCTCCTCCTGTCCGTCGTCGATGCCGGTAAACTCGGCCTGCTCGGACTTCTTGCGGATGACCTTGAGCTTCTTGACCAGCTTGGCGGGGATGTTCTGCGAGGCGATCTGGGGATCGTCGAGGAAGAACGTCTTGCCCTGCACCGTGATCTTGCTCACGGACTGTCCGTTGACCGTGATCGTACCGTTGTCGGCGACCTCGATGCCCGGCATCTTCTTGAGGAGGTCGACCAGGTTGTCGTTGTCGGTCGTGAGGAAGGACGAGGCGTTGTACTCGATCGTATCTTTCTTGACGATCACCGCGTTGCCGATGGCGGAAACCTCCGCCGACTCGAGCAGTTCGCGGTCGAGCTTCATCTTGATCTTACCGAGATCGATGTCCTTGGAATCCATCTTGACCTGGGCGGAATAGGGCAGATAGCCCAGCAGCTCCGCCACGATGGCGTAAGATCCGTTCCTGACGGATTCGAGAGTAAAAGTACCCTTGTCGTCAGACAGGATGTACTTCGCGGGTTTGGACTGGCCATCCCGCGTCAGGGAGATCGTCGCAAAGCCAAGCGGCTCGCCGGTCGACTCGTCGACCAGGACTCCCTTGACGTTCTGGGCGGACAGGCCAAGCCCCAGCATCATCCCTGCTGAAAGCAGGAACAGTTTCGCAAAATTCATACAATCACTTTTTTACACGCTCCGGATTGGACGCGACAAACTTCTCCCAACTACTGGCCGCCTGCACGGATGCAAGCGGGCTGGTTAATTGGTAGAAATGACACATTGCGATGGCAAGTGCATCTGTGGCGTCGAGATATTTGCTATCAATTTTAATGCCAAGAGTACGCTGTACGATCAGGGAAACCTGCTCTTTTGAAGCGGCCCCGTTGCCGCAGATGGCCATCTTGGCTTTTCGGGGGGCGTACTCGTAGACTTTGACCCCCCGGTCCAGGCCGGCGATCATCGCCGCACCCTGGGCCCTGCCCAGCTTGAGGATCACCTGGGCGTTCTTGCCGTAGAAGGGAGATTCGACCGCCAGGTCGTCGGGACGGTGCAGGTCGCACAGCGCCCCCACCTTCTCGTGGATGACCTCCAGCTTCTCGTAGGCGGATTCTATCTTGCGCAGGTCCACCACGCCCATGTCGAGGTAGTGCGGATGGCCTGCCGCATCCACGCGCACGACCCCGAAACCCAAAATGTTGGTTCCGGGGTCGATGCCGAGGATGACTCTTTCTTTAGTCAATTTTGTCGAAACCTGTGTAGGGACGGAGGATCTCAGGGATCACGATACCCTCCGGCGTCTGATTGTCCTCGAGGAGGGCGGCCACGACGCGCGGAAGTGCCAGGGAGCTGCCATTGAGCGTATGCGCGAGCTGGGTCTTTCCATCAGCGTCGCGGTAGCGCAGGTGCAGGCGGTTGGCCTGGTAGGTTTCGAAGTTGGAGACGGAAGAGATCTCCAGCCAGCGGCCCTGGGCCGCAGACCAGAGTTCGAAGTCGTAGGTGATGGCGGAGGTGAAGCTCATGTCGCCGCCGCAAAGCCGCAGGATGCGGTATTTGAGGCCGAGCTTGTTGACGAGGGACTCCACGTGGGCGACCATGTCGTCCAGCGCCTTGTAGGAATCCTCCGGCTTCTCCACGCGCACGATCTCGACCTTGTCGAACTGGTGCAGGCGGTTCAGGCCGCGGACGTCCTTGCCGTAGGAGCCGGCCTCGCGGCGGAAGCACGGCGTGTAGGCCGTCAGGCGCTGCGGGATCTCGTTCTCCGCCAGGATGACGTCGCGGAAGATGTTGGTCACGGGCACTTCGGCCGTCGGGACCATATAGAAATCATCCACCTCGGCGTGGTACATCTGGCCCTCCTTGTCGGGGAGCTGGCCCGTGCCGAAGCCGGAATCGCGGTTGACCATCACGGGAGGTTCGACCTCCTTGTAGCCGGCCGCGGTGTTGCAGTCGAGGAAGAAGTTGATCAGCGCACGCTGCAGCTTGGCACCCTTGCCCTTGTAGACGGGGAAGCCGGCGCCGGTGATCTTGACTCCGAGGTCGAAGTCGATGATGTCGTATTTCTTGGCGAGCTCCCAGTGCGGCAGGGCGCCCTCGGGGAGGTTGACCTCCGGGCCGCCCATCTTGACAACCTCGTTGTCTTCAGCGCCCTTGCCCGGCTTGACCAGGCTGCAAGGAGTGTTGGGCATCAGCACGAGCTGCGCCTCCAGCTCGGCGGCGGCCTCGTCCATCTGGGCAAGGAGTTCAGCCGAGCGGGCCTTGAGCGCCGCGACCTCGGCCTTGGCGGCCTCGGCGGCGTCGCGCTGCCCCTGCTTCATCAGGCCGCCGATCTCGGCCGCCTTCTGCTTCTGCTGGGCAAGCAGCGCATCGCTCTCCGTCTGGAGGCTGCGGCGGCGCGCGTCGAGCTCGAGCACCTTGTCTACGATCGGCTGCGCGTCGAAATTCTTGATTTTCAATTTCTCGATGACGGCTTTCGGGTCATCGCGAAGCATCTTGAGCGTCAACATAATCTTCTTCTATTAAAAAAGGACCCACACCTGTCTCGAAGTGCAAGTCCTTTGATTCAACTCGAATCCCCCGAGACTAGTTCTCAAAAGGGATCACCGACACGTAGGATTTGTTCTCTCTCTTGCGGGTGAACTTCACGGTGCCGTCGATCAGGGCGTACAGCGTGTGATCCTTGCCCATGCCCACGTTGCGGTCCGGATTGTGGACCGTGCCGCGCTGGCGGACGATGATATTGCCGGCTTTCACGACCTCGCCGCCGAATTTCTTGAGACCCAGGCGCTTGCTCTGCGACTCACGACCGTTCTTGGAACTGGATTGACCTTTCTTGTGTGCCATAACTCTTAAGCGATTTCGTTGATCTTGATCTTGGAAAGTTTCTGACGGTGGCCGTTGAGCTTCTGGAAGCCCTTGCGGCGGATCTTCTTGAAGACAATCACCTTGTCAGCCTTGACTTCATCGTCGAGGACGGTGGCCTTGACCACAGCACCCTCAACATAGGGAGCGCCCACCTTGACAGCCGCGTCGTCCGCGACGAGGAGGACCTTCTTGAACTCCACATCAGCACCCTTGGCATCGGCGAGCCGCTGCACAAAGATTTCGTTGCCAGCCTCAACTTTAAACTGCTGGCCTGCAATGTCTACGATTGCGTACATCTTAAAACTTATTAAAAGTTTCGGCCGTAAGCGTCTGCCGGAAGGCAGCTCTTTATCAATGGCTTAACGGTCATCAAATCTATTTTGGGCTGCGAAATTACACAAAAAACTCCGATCTGCCAAATATTTCTCGCTTTTTACGTGCGCGCGCAGCAAAAAAGAACGCGCGGCCGCAGGGGCCACGCGTGTATCTCAAAAGGTGAAAGCAGGATTACTCCTCCTCCAGACGCAGGTGCTGGACATAGATAGCCTTCTGCTTCGCAATGCGGCGGACTTCCGACGGCTTCTGGAAATTCTTGCGGGCGCGCATCTCGCGGACGGCACCGGTCTTTTCGAATTTACGCTTGAATTTCTTCAACGCGCGCTCGATGTTTTCGCCTTCTTTAACGGGTACGATGATCATTGCTTTTACACCTCCTTTTTCTAAAACTGGGGTGCAAAGGTAGCAATTTATTTTAACAATCCAACAAATTCTTGCATTCCCTCGGTCGCAACCTTCTGAATATGATGGATGCGCGCGTCGAAGAGGCGGACCTCCGCCGGGTCGATGAGGTAGATCGGCGCCTCCGGCCGCGCGTAGCGGTAGAGGCCGGCGGCGGGATAGACCTGCAGGGAGGTGCCCACGATCAGGACGATGTCCGCCTGGCTCACCAGGTCGGCCGCGCGCTCGATCTTGGGCACGGCTTCGCCGAAGAAGACGATGTGCGGGCGGTACTGTGCGCCGTTGGGCGCCTTGTCGCCCAGGCGCACGGGCTCGTAGCCGACGTCCACGACGTATTTCTCGGAGAAACCGTCGTAGTCATTGCAGGTGTTCTCCGGACGGATCTTGGTGACCTCGCCGTGCAGGTGTACGACATGCGTGGAGCCCGCGCGTTCGTGGAGGTTGTCCACGTTCTGCGTGATCACATCCACGGTATAGTCCTTCTCCAGTTCCGCGATGAGGCGGTGCGCCGCGTTGGGCTTCACGTCCTTCAGCTTCTCGCGCTGCATGTTGTAGAAGTCCAGCACGAGGCCCGGGTTGCGCGCCCAGCCTTCGGCGGACGCGACCGCCATCGGGTCGTAGTTGTCCCAGAGGCCGCCGTTGTCGCGGTAGGTTCCCAGCCCGCTTTCGGCGCTCACACCGGCGCCGGTCAGCACGGCAATTCTCTTTTTCATCATTCGAAATTCATGTTGAAGTAGTACTTGCGCACCCAATACTCGAAGAGCGGGTCCAGCAGCACGGGGTTGTCGTCTTCGTCGAAGGTGACGATCTCCTTCTTGCAGAGGGCGTCCTTGAGGCGCCGCACGTTGGCGGAGGAATTGAGCCCATATTGCTTGATGACCTCGGCGCCGCTGAAGCGCTTGTGGCCCTCCAGGATGGCGCGCAAGAGGCTCACCTGGAAGGTCGTCAGGTCGTTCATCGTGGCCACGAAACGGCCCTCATGGATGGAGATCAGGCAGCTGAGGGCGTCGTTGAGCGTCGGCTCCATGATGTATCCGCGCGTGAGGGAATCGCAGATGGCACTGAAATGGTTGATATACCAGATGTTGTCGCGGAAGAGGCGGCAGACGCCCAGCAGCAGGTCGCGGTCGATGACCTTGCCCGTGGCGAGGAAGCCGCGCACGACGTATTCGAGGATTTCCTTGGTGTCGATCGGGGCGAGCCGGACGCGCTCCACCCGGCGCCAGAAGTATCGCTTGACGCCGAAGATCTCGTGCATGGCGTTGACCTGCGAGCCGAGGAAGATGTAGGAGGCGCAGCCGGACAGGTCCCCGGGAAGGGTCTTGAAGACGTCCTCCAGGATCCGGCAGGCACGGTCGCCGTCTTCGGTGAGCATGATGTTCTGGAACTCGTCGATCACGACGTAACGGCGGTCGCCGTGCTGGCGGCCGACCCGGTAGGGCAGCAGGCAGGCGGCGCGCAGGTCGCCGTCGTCCAATGCCCCGTCGGCGGAGACGACTTCGTCCAGGTTGTCGTAGCGCTCGCGGTCGAAGACGAAATGCGTCCCGGCGAGCAGCTCCTGCACGGCGCGGGCGTAGTCCGCCGGACCGCTGCCCAAGGTGCGGACGACGCTGCCGGCAAGCCGCAGGGAGAAGTCGGACAGAGTCCGCACGTCCAGCAGCGAGAGCTGGGCGGTCTCGAAGCGCTGGCCGGAGCCCTTCATGAAGAAGAAGCCCTGCTGCACGAGCGAGCGGCGGCCGGTCTTGGGCGGCTCGTAGATGGCGATGTTCTCTCCCTGTCCGAGGAGGTTGGCGAAGGCGCGCAGCTCGGTCTTGCGGCCGATGAACTGCTTGCCGGTCACGGGTTTGTTGTATTGAAAAATACTGTCCATACGGCAAATATAATAACACTTTTGTTTTAAAACAACTATGTTATTATTTCTTATCTTTGCATTTATGGACAACGAAGTACTCAAGGCGCTCCGCGAGCGCAGAAGCATCCGGCGCTACAAGCCGGAGCAGATCAAGGACGATGAATTGCAGGCCGTGCTGGAGGCCGGCACCTGGGCGCCGACCGGCATGGGGCGGCAGGACCCGTGGATCGTGGCCGTGCAGCGGCCGGACCTGGTGGCGCGCATCGACGCGATGAACGCCGCCGTCTGGGGCCGCCCTGCGCCGTTCTACGGCGCGCCGACCATCGTGCTCGTATTCGGCAGCGACCCGGCCGAATGGGCCAATTCCGTGCCCGACGGCTCGCTGGTGCTGGGCAACATGATGCTGGCGGCGCACGCCGTCGGCCTCGGCTCCTGCTGGATCAACCGCGAGCGGGAGATGTTCGCCACACCGGAGGGCAAGGCCCTGATGCGCGAGCTCGGGCTGCCCGACGGCCTGATCGGCATCGGCGCCCTCGCGCTCGGCTACCCCGCCGCCTTCCCGCCGACGGTCAAGCCCCGCAAGGAAGGTTACTTCCGCATCGTGAAATAAAAAAAGCAGCGCGGTTGCGCTGCTTTTTTTGATTACTGCTCGTCCGGACCATTATTTCCGTAGTCAGGCTGGGGGCCCTGCGGGCCGGCCTGGGGACCGCCCTGCGGCCCCTGAGGGCCCTGCTGGGCGCCACCCTGTGCGGCCTTGGCCATATCTTCGGATGCGGCGTGCCAGGCGGCCTCGAGGGCGGCGTTGGCGCTGTCGATCGCGTCGACGTTCTTCTCGTCCACGGCCTTCTTCAGGTCGGCGCAGGCGGCCTCGATGGCGGAACGCTTGTCGGCCGGAATCTTGTCGCCGTACTCCTTGAGGTTGCGCTCGGTCTGGAAGACCATCGCGTCGCCGTTGTTGAGCTTGTCGGCGCGCTCCTTCTCGGCCTTGTCGGCGGCCTCGTTGGCCTTGGCCTCGTCACGCATGCGCTGGATCTCGGCGTCGCTCAGGCCGCTGGAGGCCTCGATGCGGATGTGCTGCTCCTTGCCGGTGGACTTGTCCTTGGCGGACACGCTCAGGATACCGTTGGTATCAATGTCGAAGGACACTTCGATCTGCGGGATGCCACGGGGTGCCGGGGCGATGCCGTCGAGGTGGAAGATGCCGATCTGCTTGTTGTCCTTGGCCATCGGACGCTCGCCCTGGAGGACGCGGATCTCGACGGAAGGCTGGTTGTCGGCGGCCGTGGAGAAAACCTGCTCCTTATGGACAGGGATGGTGGTGTTGGACTCGATGAGCTTGGTCATCACGCCGCCCAGGGTCTCGATACCGAGGGAAAGCGGGGTGACGTCGAGCAGGAGGACATCCTTGACGTCGCCGGCGAGCACACCGCCCTGGATGGCGGCGCCGATGGCGACCACCTCGTCCGGGTTCACGCTCTTGTTCGGCTCCTTGCCGAAGAACTCCTTGACCAGCTCCTGGACTTTCGGGATACGGGTCGAGCCGCCGACGAGGAGGACCTCGTCAATCTCGGAGGCACGCAGGTGGGCGTCCTCGAGGGCCTTGCGGCAAGGCTCGATGCTGCGGCGGAAGAGGTCGTCGCAAAGGGTCTCGAACTTGGCGCGGCTCAGGGTCTTGACCAGGTGCTTCGGCATACCGTCAACGGCGGTGATGTACGGCAGGTTGATCTCGGCGCTGGTGGCGTTGGAGAGTTCGATCTTGGCCTTCTCGGCAGCCTCCTTGAGGCGCTGGAGGGCCATCGGGTCCTTCTTCAGGTCGATGCCGCCGTTGTCGGTGGCGAACTCGCGGGCCAGCCACTCGATGATGGCCTGGTCGAAGTCGTCGCCGCCGAGGTGGGTGTCACCGTTGGTGGACTTCACCTCGAACACGCCGTCGCCGAGCTCCAGGATGGAGATATCGAAGGTACCGCCACCCAGGTCGTAGACCGCGACCTTCATATTCTTGTTCTTCTTGTCGAGGCCGTATGCGAGAGCGGCGGCCGTCGGCTCGTTGATGATACGCTTGACGTCCAGGCCCGCGATCTTGCCGGCCTCCTTGGTGGCCTGGCGCTGCGAGTCGGAGAAGTAGGCCGGGACGGTGATGACCGCCTCGGTAACCTCCTGGCGGAGGTAATCCTCAGCCGTCTTCTTCATCTTCTGGAGGATGATTGCGGAGATCTCCTGCGGAGAATAGAGACGTCCGTTGATGTCCACGCGCGGGGTGTTGTTCTCGCCGCGGGCGACCTTGTACGGGACGCGAGCGATCTCCTTGTCCACCTGGTCATAGGTCTCGCCCATGAAACGCTTGATGGAGAAGATGGTGTTGTGAGGGTTGGTGATGGCCTGACGCTTGGCAGGATTACCCACCTTGCGCTCGCCATTCTCGGTAAATGCGACGACGGACGGCGTGGTGCGGGCGCCCTCGTCGTTGATGATCACGGTCGGCTGGTTGCCTTCCATCACGGACACGCACGAGTTGGTGGTGCCGAGGTCAATTCCGATAATTTTTCCCATAATATCTGTCTTTTAAATTTTCTTGTTGTTTTGTTTCGCCGCCCGGCCTTGTCGCCCGGGCGCCGCCCGCCACTCCCGGCAGGCCGCGTAACCTATCATCAAAACCTTTGCCATCTCCGAATCTCTGACAAATTGTCATACCCCCGTCATCTCCGACCCGCCCGGGGATCCCTGGGCGGGCGGGGAGAAGGTCGGGAGAAATTGCTATCTTTGCGGCATGGAATATCGGCAGCTGTCAAAAGAAGAATTCGACGACCTGGCGGGGCGCATCCTCTATGAGGACAATCACCTGCTGGTGGTCAACAAGCGCGTCGGCGAGATCATGCAGGGCGACAAGACCGGCGACGAGTGCCTCACTGACACCTACAAGGCTTTCATCGCCCAGCGCGACGCCAAGCCGGGCAAGGTCTTCCTGGGTCTCCCCCACCGCCTGGACCGCCCCGTGAGCGGCGTCTGCCTGCTCGCCAAGACCTCCAAGGCGCTGGAACGGCTCGGCGACGCCTTCCGCGACGGCAGCGTCCACAAGACCTACTGGGCCCTCTGCTGCGCGCTCCCCGAGCCGCGCGAAGGCCGGCTGGAGGGCTGGCTGGTCCGCAACGAACAGCAGAACAAATCCTACATCGTCGCGGACGGCGCCGCCCCGAAGCCCGCACGCCATCCGGACGCCAAACTGGCGCGCCTCAACTACCGCTACCTGCGCAGCACAGACCGCTACCACCTCGTGGAGGTGGAACTGCTGACCGGCCGCCACCACCAGATCCGCTGCCAGCTCGCCCACCTGGGCTGCCCCATCAAGGGCGACCTCAAATACGGCGCGCCGCGCTCCAACCCGGACGGCGGCATCTGCCTCCACGCACACCACATCAGCTTCATCCACCCGGTCCGCAAGGAGCCGATGGAAGTCACGGCGCCGGTGCCTTCCAGCTGGAAGGGCGTCATTTAGCGAATCGCTCGCTGCGCAGCCGCTCCAGGAAGGCGGACGGAGTCTCCCCCATATTGACCTTGAAGGCCGCGTTGAACGACGGGCTCGAATGGAAGCCGCACATCTGCGCCACGTTGATGAGCCGCAGGCGCGGGTCCTTGCGGATCAGCTCCACGCCGTAGCGCACGCGGAAATAATTGACGAACTGGCTGAAGTTGCGCCCCGACAGGACGTTGATCGTCCGGGACAGATAGCCCCGGTTGGTAAAGACCGCCCCCGCCAGGTCGTCCAGGTTGAAATCCTCGTCCAGGAACGGCAGTTTCTGCTCCATCAGCGACACCACGCGCTCGTAGAGGCGCGTCATCCGGGTCAGCTCGTCCGTCTTGGGGCCGGCCTGCGCCGGCGGCGTGCGGAGATTGCCCCGGATCAGGTCCTTGATCTCCCGCTCGCGCGAAGGGCGCAGGAAGCACGTCCTGCCGGTGCGCACGCGCAGCAGCAGGACGGCGTAGAGCGCGAAGGTCAGCGGGAGCAGTACCCATTTCAGCCAGGGCAGCTGGCCGACGCCGGCCATCGACGCGACCAGCAGATAGAGCGCCAGCGAATAGATGAAGCGCGCGTGGCTCTCCACATTGTACCAGACCGCCATATTCTTGAAGAGGGGCTGCAGCTGCATGTGGCGGATCCTGCACCGCCGCACCAGGCACGCGCCGTGGACGGCCAGCATCCCCGGCAGCCAGGCCGGAGCCGTGAGGCCGGTCAGCACCCCGCCTACGCACACGCCCGACGCGGCGAGCGCGTAATAAAGGGAGACGCTGACATACTCGTCCACGACAGGCAGCAGCAGAAGCACGGTGCTGCCGGACAGGAATCCGGCAGGGAGTTCATCGAGCCCGCCCGGCGCGCCGGCGGACAACAGCCGCGCGACAGGCGGAAAGAACAGACAGAAGAGCGACAGGATGCAGACGCATTTGTAGAATGAAATGACAGGTTTACGTTTCATGTTCAGGTCAGACACATGGTTTTGAGTACACACAAAAATAAAAAAGCCCCCCGGAAAGACGGGGGTCAATCCGGGGGTAACATTGTCAAATTGTGATTTCCAATCCGGGATTATTTCTTATTTCCCGTTTTGAATTTGTCAAAACCCTTTCCATACACGCCCGTCACCGACGAGACGGACACGAAAGCATTGGGATCGATGGCGGTGATGTACTTCAGGAAGACATTCAGGTCGGTCTTGCGGGTAATCACCATCACGACCTCGGTGTCGTGCTTGGTATACCAGCCCTTGCCGTTGAGCACGGTCACGCCGCGGTGCAGGTCGGTCGTGATGGCATCGGCGATCTGGGCATATTTCTGCGACAGGATGAAGATCTGCACGGACTGGCGCGAACCGGACAGGTAGAGGTCCAGCACCGTGCTGACGATCGTGATCAGGATGAAACCGTAGACCACGGTCGTGATCTTGTCCGGCCAGGGCATCAGCACCCCGTCGCCCACGTAGGACGGGACGAACAGCGAGGACAGGATGATGACCGCATCCAGGATGAGGATCATCCGGCCCGGCGAGACGTTGCGGTATTTGTTGACGATCAGCGCGATGATGTCGGTGCCTCCCGTGCTGCCGCCCTGGGAGATGGACATGCCGATGCCGACACCCACCATGATGCCGCCCATGATGGTGCACATCAGCTTGCCATTGTCCAGGGCAAGGAGGTTGATGATCTCCTGCGGAATGAGTCCCTGCCCGACGTTGAGGGCGACGGAAGTCAGCAGGATGGCATAGATCGACTTGGCGCCGAAGGAGCGTCCCAGGGTGAAGAGGGCCGCGACGA
The sequence above is a segment of the Bacteroidales bacterium WCE2004 genome. Coding sequences within it:
- a CDS encoding Holliday junction endonuclease RuvC produces the protein MTKERVILGIDPGTNILGFGVVRVDAAGHPHYLDMGVVDLRKIESAYEKLEVIHEKVGALCDLHRPDDLAVESPFYGKNAQVILKLGRAQGAAMIAGLDRGVKVYEYAPRKAKMAICGNGAASKEQVSLIVQRTLGIKIDSKYLDATDALAIAMCHFYQLTSPLASVQAASSWEKFVASNPERVKK
- a CDS encoding seryl-tRNA synthetase yields the protein MLTLKMLRDDPKAVIEKLKIKNFDAQPIVDKVLELDARRRSLQTESDALLAQQKQKAAEIGGLMKQGQRDAAEAAKAEVAALKARSAELLAQMDEAAAELEAQLVLMPNTPCSLVKPGKGAEDNEVVKMGGPEVNLPEGALPHWELAKKYDIIDFDLGVKITGAGFPVYKGKGAKLQRALINFFLDCNTAAGYKEVEPPVMVNRDSGFGTGQLPDKEGQMYHAEVDDFYMVPTAEVPVTNIFRDVILAENEIPQRLTAYTPCFRREAGSYGKDVRGLNRLHQFDKVEIVRVEKPEDSYKALDDMVAHVESLVNKLGLKYRILRLCGGDMSFTSAITYDFELWSAAQGRWLEISSVSNFETYQANRLHLRYRDADGKTQLAHTLNGSSLALPRVVAALLEDNQTPEGIVIPEILRPYTGFDKID
- a CDS encoding large subunit ribosomal protein L27: MAHKKGQSSSKNGRESQSKRLGLKKFGGEVVKAGNIIVRQRGTVHNPDRNVGMGKDHTLYALIDGTVKFTRKRENKSYVSVIPFEN
- a CDS encoding LSU ribosomal protein L21P — encoded protein: MYAIVDIAGQQFKVEAGNEIFVQRLADAKGADVEFKKVLLVADDAAVKVGAPYVEGAVVKATVLDDEVKADKVIVFKKIRRKGFQKLNGHRQKLSKIKINEIA
- a CDS encoding SSU ribosomal protein S21P, with the translated sequence MIIVPVKEGENIERALKKFKRKFEKTGAVREMRARKNFQKPSEVRRIAKQKAIYVQHLRLEEE
- a CDS encoding NAD-dependent deacetylase; the protein is MMKKRIAVLTGAGVSAESGLGTYRDNGGLWDNYDPMAVASAEGWARNPGLVLDFYNMQREKLKDVKPNAAHRLIAELEKDYTVDVITQNVDNLHERAGSTHVVHLHGEVTKIRPENTCNDYDGFSEKYVVDVGYEPVRLGDKAPNGAQYRPHIVFFGEAVPKIERAADLVSQADIVLIVGTSLQVYPAAGLYRYARPEAPIYLIDPAEVRLFDARIHHIQKVATEGMQEFVGLLK
- a CDS encoding Nitroreductase, giving the protein MDNEVLKALRERRSIRRYKPEQIKDDELQAVLEAGTWAPTGMGRQDPWIVAVQRPDLVARIDAMNAAVWGRPAPFYGAPTIVLVFGSDPAEWANSVPDGSLVLGNMMLAAHAVGLGSCWINREREMFATPEGKALMRELGLPDGLIGIGALALGYPAAFPPTVKPRKEGYFRIVK
- a CDS encoding molecular chaperone DnaK, which produces MGKIIGIDLGTTNSCVSVMEGNQPTVIINDEGARTTPSVVAFTENGERKVGNPAKRQAITNPHNTIFSIKRFMGETYDQVDKEIARVPYKVARGENNTPRVDINGRLYSPQEISAIILQKMKKTAEDYLRQEVTEAVITVPAYFSDSQRQATKEAGKIAGLDVKRIINEPTAAALAYGLDKKNKNMKVAVYDLGGGTFDISILELGDGVFEVKSTNGDTHLGGDDFDQAIIEWLAREFATDNGGIDLKKDPMALQRLKEAAEKAKIELSNATSAEINLPYITAVDGMPKHLVKTLSRAKFETLCDDLFRRSIEPCRKALEDAHLRASEIDEVLLVGGSTRIPKVQELVKEFFGKEPNKSVNPDEVVAIGAAIQGGVLAGDVKDVLLLDVTPLSLGIETLGGVMTKLIESNTTIPVHKEQVFSTAADNQPSVEIRVLQGERPMAKDNKQIGIFHLDGIAPAPRGIPQIEVSFDIDTNGILSVSAKDKSTGKEQHIRIEASSGLSDAEIQRMRDEAKANEAADKAEKERADKLNNGDAMVFQTERNLKEYGDKIPADKRSAIEAACADLKKAVDEKNVDAIDSANAALEAAWHAASEDMAKAAQGGAQQGPQGPQGGPQAGPQGPQPDYGNNGPDEQ
- a CDS encoding 23S rRNA pseudouridine1911/1915/1917 synthase encodes the protein MEYRQLSKEEFDDLAGRILYEDNHLLVVNKRVGEIMQGDKTGDECLTDTYKAFIAQRDAKPGKVFLGLPHRLDRPVSGVCLLAKTSKALERLGDAFRDGSVHKTYWALCCALPEPREGRLEGWLVRNEQQNKSYIVADGAAPKPARHPDAKLARLNYRYLRSTDRYHLVEVELLTGRHHQIRCQLAHLGCPIKGDLKYGAPRSNPDGGICLHAHHISFIHPVRKEPMEVTAPVPSSWKGVI
- a CDS encoding AraC-type DNA-binding protein, whose amino-acid sequence is MKRKPVISFYKCVCILSLFCLFFPPVARLLSAGAPGGLDELPAGFLSGSTVLLLLPVVDEYVSVSLYYALAASGVCVGGVLTGLTAPAWLPGMLAVHGACLVRRCRIRHMQLQPLFKNMAVWYNVESHARFIYSLALYLLVASMAGVGQLPWLKWVLLPLTFALYAVLLLRVRTGRTCFLRPSREREIKDLIRGNLRTPPAQAGPKTDELTRMTRLYERVVSLMEQKLPFLDEDFNLDDLAGAVFTNRGYLSRTINVLSGRNFSQFVNYFRVRYGVELIRKDPRLRLINVAQMCGFHSSPSFNAAFKVNMGETPSAFLERLRSERFAK
- a CDS encoding Uncharacterized membrane-anchored protein YitT, contains DUF161 and DUF2179 domains, translated to MTFLKKNVWTWLKEYTLITVGVLLYVMGWIIFLVPNNMIGGGVTGLGSIVQYATGGLIKIGYTYFVVNAGLLVAALFTLGRSFGAKSIYAILLTSVALNVGQGLIPQEIINLLALDNGKLMCTIMGGIMVGVGIGMSISQGGSTGGTDIIALIVNKYRNVSPGRMILILDAVIILSSLFVPSYVGDGVLMPWPDKITTVVYGFILITIVSTVLDLYLSGSRQSVQIFILSQKYAQIADAITTDLHRGVTVLNGKGWYTKHDTEVVMVITRKTDLNVFLKYITAIDPNAFVSVSSVTGVYGKGFDKFKTGNKK